The following coding sequences are from one Streptomyces sp. NBC_01485 window:
- a CDS encoding DUF2199 domain-containing protein: MNYTAEAPAVWDPAFADADDCLLSSDQCVIRAQHYFVKGLIEIPVIGSDEVFSWAVWVSLSRENFSRAADLWDTTGREAEAPYFGWLTTDLSAYSPTTLNLKTHVHTRPVGERPLVELEPTDHPLAVEQRTGITRDRVREIAAAVLHPSRDRNQS; encoded by the coding sequence ATGAACTACACGGCCGAGGCCCCGGCCGTGTGGGATCCGGCCTTCGCTGACGCGGACGACTGCCTGCTCTCGTCGGACCAGTGCGTGATCCGGGCACAGCACTACTTCGTCAAGGGTCTGATCGAGATACCAGTCATCGGCAGCGACGAGGTGTTTTCCTGGGCTGTCTGGGTCTCGCTCAGCCGCGAGAACTTCTCCCGCGCGGCGGACTTGTGGGACACCACCGGCCGAGAAGCGGAGGCGCCCTACTTCGGCTGGCTCACTACTGACCTCTCGGCCTACTCGCCCACGACTCTCAACCTAAAGACTCACGTCCACACCCGCCCGGTCGGCGAGCGCCCTCTCGTCGAACTCGAACCCACCGACCACCCCCTCGCCGTCGAACAGCGCACGGGAATCACCCGGGACCGCGTAAGGGAGATTGCCGCGGCGGTGCTTCACCCCTCCCGCGACAGGAACCAGTCGTGA
- a CDS encoding tyrosine-type recombinase/integrase, with protein MPVLIDEDLCFEDAAGLRSTVVMNLWLRELPVSGAPSPRSWRTYAQALKGWAEFLATRRISVFAERQRLRDGLSMYAEYRLAGPLEARLSPASWNLAVKTLSSFYQWAAAEGHAPTVPFSYVRQSMTRPDGARVEVARNLATVRTGNAHATRKYLEKPYADLLMHALAGNDPAGERDVSFRGRETGRNAAVIGLALSTGLRSQEFTHLTVYEVPPLPRRRTAVPVPLVLAPPTAKGRKGRSTWIGYEDLARVHDYIGWERAAAAEGSRWRPRDPLFVDAPTHDGALINGMRRRWHSLTPAERLRLVAPGGGSALLAVQSGGRPFVDWATVLRRTAQRIRDRFEPSFPHVHPHVTRHTFAMATLERLVRGYYQQAAQLVVDTGGDDALALYLTKADPLLVLRDLLGHTSAATTQAYLHLLDTQRIYRDAYATAGGALAVDTDAVAEFEGEV; from the coding sequence ATGCCCGTCCTCATCGATGAGGACCTCTGCTTCGAGGACGCCGCGGGGCTTCGGTCGACGGTGGTGATGAACCTGTGGCTCCGGGAGTTACCGGTCAGCGGGGCGCCGTCGCCGAGGTCGTGGCGTACGTACGCCCAGGCTCTCAAGGGCTGGGCGGAGTTCCTCGCCACCCGCCGAATCTCCGTCTTCGCCGAACGGCAGCGGCTTCGGGACGGGCTGTCGATGTACGCCGAGTACCGGCTGGCCGGGCCGCTGGAGGCGAGGCTGAGCCCGGCAAGCTGGAATCTGGCGGTCAAGACCCTCTCGTCCTTCTACCAGTGGGCGGCGGCCGAGGGGCATGCGCCGACGGTCCCGTTCTCCTACGTGCGGCAGTCGATGACCCGCCCGGACGGTGCACGCGTGGAGGTGGCCAGGAATCTGGCGACGGTGCGTACGGGCAACGCGCACGCGACGCGGAAGTACCTGGAGAAGCCGTACGCGGACTTGCTGATGCACGCCCTGGCGGGCAACGACCCGGCGGGCGAGAGGGACGTCTCGTTCCGGGGGCGGGAGACGGGCCGCAACGCGGCCGTGATCGGCCTGGCGCTGTCCACTGGGCTGCGGTCACAGGAGTTCACACATCTGACGGTCTACGAGGTGCCGCCGCTGCCGCGCCGCCGCACGGCGGTGCCGGTGCCGCTGGTGCTGGCTCCGCCGACGGCGAAGGGCAGAAAGGGCCGGTCGACGTGGATCGGTTACGAGGACCTGGCCCGGGTCCACGACTACATCGGCTGGGAGCGGGCCGCGGCGGCGGAGGGCTCGCGCTGGCGGCCCCGTGACCCGCTATTTGTCGACGCCCCGACTCACGACGGCGCGCTGATCAACGGAATGCGACGGCGCTGGCACAGCCTCACCCCGGCCGAGCGGCTGCGGCTGGTGGCGCCCGGCGGGGGCAGCGCGCTGCTGGCGGTGCAGTCCGGCGGGAGGCCATTCGTCGACTGGGCGACCGTTCTGCGCCGGACCGCGCAGCGGATCCGGGACCGCTTTGAGCCGTCCTTCCCGCATGTCCATCCCCATGTCACCAGGCACACCTTCGCGATGGCCACCTTGGAGCGGCTGGTACGCGGCTACTACCAGCAGGCCGCCCAGCTCGTCGTGGACACGGGCGGCGACGACGCCTTGGCGCTCTATCTGACCAAGGCCGATCCGCTGCTGGTGCTGCGTGATTTGTTGGGGCATACCAGTGCCGCCACCACTCAGGCGTATCTGCATCTGCTCGACACCCAGCGGATCTACCGGGACGCCTACGCGACCGCCGGCGGAGCCTTGGCCGTGGATACCGACGCGGTCGCCGAGTTCGAGGGCGAGGTCTGA
- a CDS encoding cold-shock protein has protein sequence MASGTVKWFNAEKGFGFIEQEGGGPDVFAHYSNIATQGFRELQEGQKVTFDVTQGQKGPQAENIVPA, from the coding sequence ATGGCATCTGGCACCGTGAAGTGGTTCAACGCGGAAAAGGGCTTCGGCTTCATCGAGCAGGAGGGTGGCGGCCCCGACGTTTTCGCCCACTACTCGAACATCGCCACCCAGGGCTTCCGCGAGCTTCAGGAAGGCCAGAAGGTTACCTTCGACGTCACGCAGGGCCAGAAGGGCCCGCAGGCCGAGAACATCGTTCCCGCCTGA
- a CDS encoding zinc finger domain-containing protein, with the protein MQATSDIDTDQAALAVERHDCPNCDAPAGSACRTRGGKTAAKYHTPRFVLVPALREELEIPVPADRHPGRAWKQGPALAVVPAPRTERPVRIGYAR; encoded by the coding sequence GTGCAGGCGACTTCGGACATTGACACCGATCAGGCAGCGCTTGCGGTAGAGCGGCACGACTGCCCGAACTGTGACGCGCCCGCCGGCAGCGCCTGCCGCACCCGAGGCGGGAAGACCGCCGCGAAGTACCACACCCCCCGTTTTGTCCTGGTCCCTGCACTTCGCGAGGAACTGGAGATTCCTGTCCCCGCGGACCGCCACCCGGGCCGCGCGTGGAAGCAGGGCCCGGCGCTCGCCGTCGTGCCCGCCCCGCGCACCGAGCGGCCGGTGCGGATCGGGTACGCCAGATAG
- a CDS encoding integrase: MTTAHAASPALAGLRPFHGLPVVETAGLRREPGSPRPVFDQDVWDLTGLADAPVVMTAHRKILDFTAITNPRWRQVAREYLMARMAPLHPDVAILPQAFRFPLNPNSLWSELRHLALWFNHLTSVGITTLSQVCQRHCDVYLAAASRSATNPDRLLSPATTVARIRIPQFLSLYAEILSDCYQTGFSPWPGRSADEVTGYVRSDENRVLPVPDTLLRPLLANCLYLLETIGPLLAAEAAEARAADEHEIASRRGLLIREIDGLREAIERRRKTRTSAPRATKSTVTQRLKNGWSPSDPLLHMSWHPLVVEAAGAMGHRRDLETLRPELEQWVSECGLEQPWCRNAAQVPRHDDGTPVPWTLPMARHQLDATVHAVTSAAYFLTSALSGMRASELVELTSGCRQQEKRPGGAARYRLVSRRIKSEAFGGTEDAWVITEDVHRAIATAEALTGAAPGERLFAKASNNSNSRYTALRSWVNGEYGLRLGLDPIPDGPVNPRALRRTLAMTIAQRPHGLMAVKLHLKHVSVATAEGYAARPGGHQAAFAAEVAAEEEAEHLRLTVAAYEDYQRGILPSGQGARDLIAAFKAVDQALERHDAGPVTVIDDRRVERVLKVKAKTLHVGVGNYCWFSDPGKALCLKLAGTPNAAEPLMGLCDSARCPQATHHPQHRQIWADHVENTQSVFLGNPRLSKPERARAQAAFDRAARIVAEIDTAEHADEEPVHDA, encoded by the coding sequence GTGACCACCGCCCATGCCGCTTCCCCGGCCCTGGCCGGGCTGCGCCCCTTCCATGGTCTGCCGGTCGTCGAGACCGCCGGCCTGCGACGCGAGCCCGGCAGCCCCCGGCCCGTATTCGACCAGGACGTCTGGGACCTGACCGGCCTCGCCGACGCCCCGGTGGTGATGACCGCACACCGCAAGATCCTGGACTTCACCGCCATCACCAACCCCCGCTGGCGGCAGGTCGCCCGCGAATACCTGATGGCGCGGATGGCCCCGCTCCATCCGGACGTGGCCATCCTGCCGCAGGCGTTCCGGTTCCCGCTGAACCCGAACTCGCTCTGGTCCGAGCTCAGGCACCTGGCCCTGTGGTTCAACCACCTCACCTCGGTCGGCATCACAACTCTGTCGCAGGTCTGTCAGCGCCACTGCGACGTCTATCTCGCGGCTGCCTCGCGCAGTGCCACCAACCCTGACCGGCTGCTGTCGCCCGCGACCACGGTCGCCAGGATTCGTATTCCACAGTTCCTCAGCCTCTACGCGGAGATCCTCAGCGACTGCTACCAGACCGGTTTCAGCCCGTGGCCGGGCCGCAGCGCGGACGAGGTCACCGGATACGTACGTAGTGACGAGAACCGGGTGCTGCCGGTCCCGGACACCCTGCTGCGGCCACTGCTGGCGAACTGTCTGTACTTGCTGGAGACGATCGGCCCGCTGTTGGCGGCCGAGGCGGCCGAGGCCCGCGCCGCCGACGAACATGAGATCGCCTCGCGGCGGGGCCTGCTGATCAGGGAGATCGACGGTCTGCGTGAGGCGATCGAGCGACGGCGAAAAACCAGAACGTCCGCACCACGGGCCACGAAGTCGACGGTCACCCAGCGCCTGAAGAATGGATGGTCCCCCAGCGACCCGCTTCTGCACATGTCGTGGCACCCCCTCGTAGTCGAGGCCGCAGGGGCCATGGGGCACCGCAGAGACCTGGAGACCCTCCGCCCCGAACTGGAACAGTGGGTGAGTGAGTGCGGCCTTGAGCAGCCCTGGTGCCGCAATGCGGCACAGGTGCCCCGGCACGATGACGGCACACCAGTGCCCTGGACTCTGCCGATGGCCCGGCACCAACTGGACGCCACGGTTCATGCCGTCACCTCAGCGGCCTACTTCCTCACCTCCGCGCTTTCCGGGATGCGTGCCTCGGAGCTGGTGGAACTGACGAGCGGCTGCCGCCAACAGGAAAAGCGGCCCGGAGGCGCCGCCCGCTACCGCCTGGTTTCCCGCCGCATCAAGAGCGAGGCGTTCGGCGGGACCGAGGACGCTTGGGTGATCACCGAGGACGTGCACCGGGCCATCGCCACCGCCGAAGCCCTCACCGGTGCCGCCCCGGGTGAGCGGCTGTTCGCCAAGGCGTCCAACAACAGCAACAGCCGCTACACGGCCCTGCGTTCCTGGGTGAACGGCGAATATGGACTGCGGCTCGGCCTGGATCCCATCCCCGACGGCCCGGTCAATCCCAGAGCCCTGCGGCGCACGCTCGCGATGACCATCGCACAGCGCCCTCACGGTCTGATGGCCGTGAAACTGCACCTCAAGCATGTCAGCGTCGCCACAGCCGAGGGCTATGCCGCCCGCCCCGGCGGACACCAGGCCGCCTTCGCAGCCGAAGTCGCCGCCGAGGAAGAAGCCGAACACCTGCGGCTGACCGTCGCCGCCTACGAGGACTACCAGCGCGGCATACTGCCCAGCGGCCAAGGCGCCCGCGACCTCATCGCCGCCTTCAAGGCCGTCGACCAGGCCCTGGAGCGGCACGACGCCGGTCCGGTCACCGTGATCGACGACCGGCGCGTCGAGCGTGTCTTGAAAGTGAAGGCGAAAACCCTGCATGTCGGCGTCGGTAACTACTGCTGGTTCTCCGACCCGGGCAAGGCGTTGTGCCTGAAACTCGCCGGCACCCCGAACGCCGCCGAGCCCCTGATGGGGTTGTGCGACTCGGCCCGCTGCCCGCAGGCCACCCACCACCCCCAGCACCGGCAGATCTGGGCCGACCACGTGGAGAACACCCAGTCCGTCTTCCTGGGCAACCCCAGACTCTCCAAGCCCGAACGGGCCCGAGCCCAAGCGGCGTTCGACCGCGCCGCCCGCATCGTCGCCGAGATTGACACCGCCGAACATGCTGACGAGGAACCCGTTCATGACGCATGA
- a CDS encoding DEAD/DEAH box helicase, whose translation MNRNSSVRSRRGGGGTAPSRSAGSAGSAKAGRSGRGSRPAASGGEFALPVTLTPGLPPVEAFAELDMPERLLTALGAEGVTTPFPIQAATLPNSLAGRDVLGRGRTGSGKTLAFGLAMLARMDGQRAEPRQPLALVLVPTRELAQQVNDALTPYARALRLRIATVVGGLSIGRQASALRGGAEVVVATPGRLKDLIDRDDCRLDRVAITVLDEADQMADMGFMPQVTQLLDQVRPDGQRMLFSATLDRNVDRLVRNYLHDPVVHSVDPSAGAVTTMEHHVLHVEDEDKHATTTEIAARDGRVIMFLDTKHAADRLAKKLLAVGVRAASLHGGKSQNQRTRTLAQFKDGHVTVLVATNVAARGIHVDNLDLVVNVDPPGDHKDYLHRGGRTARAGESGTVVTLVLPHQRREMTRLMADAGITPQTTRVRSGEAELSRITGAQAPSGVPVVLTPPPASEKRPERSGSAPRARRGRPAGGQGGRPAAAGGGRPASQGRRRAPAKGNGGGGGNGGSGNGR comes from the coding sequence ATGAACCGCAACAGCTCCGTCCGCTCCCGCCGTGGTGGCGGCGGTACCGCCCCCTCCCGTTCGGCCGGTTCGGCCGGTTCGGCCAAGGCCGGGCGGAGTGGGCGCGGGAGTCGTCCCGCCGCGTCCGGCGGTGAGTTCGCCCTGCCCGTCACCCTCACCCCGGGGTTGCCGCCGGTCGAGGCGTTCGCCGAACTCGACATGCCCGAGCGGCTGTTGACCGCCCTCGGCGCCGAAGGCGTCACCACCCCGTTCCCGATCCAGGCCGCGACGCTGCCGAACTCGCTGGCCGGCCGGGACGTCCTGGGCCGTGGCCGCACCGGCTCCGGCAAGACCCTCGCCTTCGGCCTCGCGATGCTGGCCCGTATGGACGGGCAGCGCGCCGAGCCCCGTCAGCCGCTGGCCCTGGTCCTCGTCCCCACCCGGGAACTCGCCCAGCAGGTCAACGACGCCCTCACCCCCTACGCCCGTGCGCTGCGGCTGCGGATCGCCACGGTGGTCGGCGGTCTGTCGATCGGCCGGCAGGCGAGCGCGCTGCGCGGCGGCGCCGAGGTGGTCGTGGCCACGCCCGGCCGGCTCAAGGACCTCATCGACCGGGACGACTGCCGTCTCGACCGGGTCGCCATCACCGTCCTCGACGAGGCCGACCAGATGGCCGACATGGGCTTCATGCCGCAGGTGACGCAGCTCCTCGACCAGGTGCGTCCGGACGGCCAGCGCATGCTGTTCTCGGCGACCCTGGACCGTAACGTCGACCGGCTGGTGCGCAACTACCTGCACGACCCGGTCGTCCACTCCGTCGACCCGTCCGCGGGCGCGGTGACGACGATGGAGCACCACGTGCTGCACGTCGAGGACGAGGACAAGCACGCCACGACGACGGAGATCGCCGCCCGCGACGGACGAGTGATCATGTTCCTCGACACCAAGCACGCGGCGGACCGGCTGGCCAAGAAGCTGCTGGCGGTCGGGGTGCGCGCGGCGTCGCTGCACGGCGGCAAGTCGCAGAACCAGCGCACGCGCACGCTGGCCCAGTTCAAGGACGGCCATGTGACGGTGCTGGTGGCGACCAACGTCGCGGCCCGTGGCATCCACGTCGACAACCTCGACCTCGTCGTCAACGTCGACCCGCCCGGCGACCACAAGGACTACCTGCACCGGGGCGGCCGTACGGCACGCGCCGGCGAGTCCGGCACGGTCGTCACGCTGGTCCTGCCCCACCAGCGGCGGGAGATGACGCGGCTGATGGCCGACGCCGGCATCACCCCGCAGACCACCCGGGTCCGCTCGGGAGAGGCCGAGCTGAGCCGTATCACCGGTGCGCAGGCGCCGTCGGGCGTGCCCGTCGTGCTCACCCCGCCGCCCGCCTCGGAGAAGCGGCCCGAGCGCTCGGGTTCCGCCCCGCGCGCCCGACGCGGCCGTCCGGCCGGAGGCCAGGGCGGTCGTCCCGCCGCGGCCGGGGGCGGCCGACCCGCCTCCCAGGGCCGTCGCCGCGCCCCCGCGAAGGGCAACGGGGGCGGGGGCGGCAACGGCGGCAGCGGGAACGGCCGCTGA
- a CDS encoding Tn3 family transposase: protein MPVEFLTDEQAEAYGKFAEEPTRPELERFFFLDDEDRKLIAKRRGDHNRLGFALQMCTVRYIGLFLEDPLAVPWPVVKHLAVQLEIEDVSCVKEYTERLKTAYEHAWEIRDAYDYHPFEDHTQGRRFRAFLHGRAWTAHAEGPKALFDHSVGWLRRHRVLLPGVSVLARQVSEVRAIAEKRLHTTVAKAARRADPALPGDLVATLKTPEGRRYSELERMRQPPTRTTGTAMKGALQRVEDIAAFQLGRLKLEQIPPNRLSALARYGLGTKAPKLERTPEPKRTAMLTAVVRHLEAKAIDDALDLFEILMATRLISTAKRSTDKQRLSTLPQLEKASRLVAKAATVFIEELELIEQSGCAVDVTALWAALEEVAPRAALSSAATVVVSLVPEDDGTAESALRGALALRYNTVKPFLSLLGETSALGAATGGARVLAGVKRLPALSRRKVGEKPLLPREVDDKLVPAHWRKAVYANTELPQGAVDRDAYVVCVLEQLFRALKRRDIFASPSHRWSDPRARLLDGKSWEAVREDVLAGLSLEEDAEEHLRELTAVLDATWKQMAERLEEAGTGAKISIEVQPNGRAKLNVEKLHALGEPKSLAWLRGRVEKMLPKIDLPDLLFEVQAWTGFLDAFVHLGDGKTRMKDLTTSVVALLVSEACNIGMTPVINPNHEALTRARLVHVDQYYLRAETIAAANAALIEAQARVAIVQHWGKGLLASVDGLRFVVPVRTINAAPSPKYFAKKKGITWLNAINDQVIGIGQMVVPGTPRDSLFILDALLNLDGGVKPEMVATDNASYSDMVFGIFKMLGYRFSPRFKDLEDQRFWKAAMPGAETAGGYGPLEALARNKVNVKKVLTAWPDMLRVAGSLVTNQVRAYDLLRMFGREGHPTPLGQAFAEYGRIAKTLHLLAVVDPVDDTYRRQMHKQLTVQESRHKLARDICHGKKGTIHQAYRDGMEDQLGSLGLVLNAVVLWTTRYIDAAVAQLRAEGHEIRDADVARLSPLKHKNLNVLGRYSFTATQPASGTLRPLRDPDAAGLDDDEDGAED, encoded by the coding sequence ATGCCGGTGGAATTTCTGACTGATGAGCAGGCCGAGGCGTACGGGAAGTTCGCCGAGGAGCCGACGAGGCCCGAGCTGGAGCGGTTCTTCTTCCTCGACGACGAGGACAGGAAGCTGATCGCGAAGCGGCGTGGTGACCACAACCGGCTCGGTTTCGCCCTCCAGATGTGCACGGTCCGCTACATCGGGCTGTTCCTGGAGGACCCCCTGGCGGTGCCGTGGCCGGTGGTGAAGCACCTGGCCGTGCAGTTGGAGATCGAGGACGTCTCCTGCGTCAAGGAGTACACCGAGCGGTTGAAGACGGCGTACGAGCACGCGTGGGAGATCCGCGATGCGTACGACTACCACCCATTCGAGGACCACACCCAGGGCCGGAGGTTCCGGGCGTTCCTGCACGGCCGGGCGTGGACGGCGCACGCCGAGGGACCGAAGGCGCTGTTCGATCACTCGGTGGGCTGGCTGCGCCGGCACCGGGTGCTGCTGCCGGGGGTGAGCGTGCTGGCCCGCCAGGTCTCCGAGGTCCGCGCCATCGCGGAGAAGCGGCTGCACACCACGGTCGCGAAGGCCGCCCGCAGGGCGGACCCCGCGCTGCCCGGTGATCTGGTGGCCACGCTGAAGACTCCGGAGGGCAGGCGGTACTCGGAGCTTGAGCGGATGCGCCAGCCTCCGACGCGGACCACGGGTACCGCGATGAAGGGCGCCTTGCAGCGGGTCGAGGACATCGCCGCCTTCCAGCTGGGCCGTTTGAAGCTGGAGCAGATCCCGCCGAACCGGCTGTCCGCGCTGGCCCGGTACGGGCTGGGCACCAAGGCGCCGAAGCTGGAGCGGACCCCGGAGCCCAAGCGCACGGCGATGCTCACCGCGGTGGTGCGCCACCTGGAGGCCAAGGCAATCGACGACGCCCTGGACCTGTTCGAGATTCTGATGGCCACCAGGCTGATCAGCACCGCGAAGCGGTCCACCGACAAGCAGCGCCTCTCCACGCTGCCGCAGTTGGAGAAGGCATCGCGGCTCGTGGCCAAGGCCGCGACGGTGTTCATCGAGGAGCTGGAACTCATCGAGCAGAGCGGCTGCGCTGTGGACGTGACCGCACTGTGGGCGGCGCTGGAGGAGGTCGCGCCCCGGGCGGCACTGTCCAGCGCGGCCACGGTGGTGGTGAGCCTGGTCCCGGAGGACGACGGGACGGCGGAGTCCGCGCTGCGTGGGGCGCTGGCGCTGCGCTACAACACGGTCAAGCCGTTCCTGTCGCTGCTGGGCGAGACCTCGGCGCTGGGGGCTGCGACTGGCGGGGCCCGCGTCCTGGCCGGGGTGAAGAGGCTGCCGGCGCTGTCGCGGCGGAAGGTGGGCGAGAAGCCGCTGCTGCCGCGGGAGGTCGACGACAAGCTGGTGCCGGCGCACTGGCGCAAGGCGGTGTACGCGAACACCGAGCTCCCGCAAGGGGCGGTGGACCGCGACGCGTACGTGGTGTGCGTGCTGGAGCAGTTGTTCCGCGCGCTCAAGCGCCGCGACATCTTCGCCTCTCCCTCGCACCGCTGGTCCGACCCGCGCGCCCGCCTGCTGGACGGCAAGAGCTGGGAGGCGGTGCGCGAGGACGTCCTGGCGGGGCTGAGTCTGGAGGAGGACGCCGAGGAGCACCTGCGGGAGCTGACGGCGGTCCTGGACGCGACGTGGAAGCAGATGGCCGAGCGCCTGGAGGAGGCTGGCACCGGCGCGAAGATCAGCATCGAGGTCCAGCCGAACGGTAGGGCGAAGCTGAACGTGGAGAAGCTCCACGCGCTCGGAGAGCCGAAGTCCCTGGCCTGGCTGCGCGGCCGGGTCGAGAAGATGCTCCCGAAGATCGACCTGCCGGACCTGCTGTTTGAGGTGCAAGCCTGGACCGGATTCCTGGACGCCTTCGTGCACCTGGGCGACGGCAAGACCCGCATGAAGGACCTGACCACCTCAGTCGTCGCGCTCCTCGTGAGCGAGGCGTGCAATATCGGCATGACCCCGGTCATCAACCCGAACCACGAGGCGCTCACCCGGGCCCGGCTCGTCCACGTCGACCAGTACTACCTGCGCGCGGAGACCATCGCCGCGGCGAACGCCGCGCTGATTGAGGCCCAGGCCCGGGTGGCGATCGTTCAGCACTGGGGCAAGGGACTGCTCGCCTCCGTCGACGGCCTGCGCTTCGTTGTCCCCGTCCGCACCATCAACGCCGCCCCCAGCCCCAAGTACTTCGCGAAGAAGAAGGGCATCACCTGGCTGAACGCCATCAACGACCAGGTCATCGGCATCGGGCAGATGGTCGTGCCCGGCACCCCACGCGACTCCCTGTTCATCCTGGACGCCCTACTGAACCTGGACGGCGGAGTGAAGCCGGAGATGGTCGCCACCGACAACGCCTCCTACTCCGACATGGTCTTCGGCATCTTCAAGATGCTCGGCTACCGCTTCTCCCCGCGCTTCAAGGACCTCGAAGACCAGCGGTTCTGGAAGGCGGCGATGCCCGGCGCCGAGACGGCGGGCGGGTACGGGCCGCTGGAGGCGCTGGCCCGCAACAAGGTCAACGTGAAGAAGGTCCTGACCGCCTGGCCGGACATGCTGCGGGTGGCCGGCTCCCTGGTCACCAACCAGGTGAGGGCCTACGACCTGCTGCGGATGTTCGGCCGCGAGGGCCACCCCACCCCGCTGGGGCAGGCGTTCGCCGAGTATGGGCGGATCGCCAAGACCCTGCACCTACTCGCCGTCGTCGACCCGGTCGACGACACCTACCGGCGTCAGATGCACAAGCAGCTCACCGTCCAGGAGTCCCGCCACAAACTCGCCCGTGACATCTGCCACGGCAAGAAGGGCACCATCCACCAGGCGTACCGGGACGGGATGGAAGATCAGTTGGGGTCGCTGGGTCTCGTCTTGAATGCGGTGGTGCTCTGGACGACCCGGTACATCGACGCTGCCGTCGCCCAGCTCCGCGCCGAGGGGCACGAGATCCGCGACGCGGACGTGGCCCGTCTCTCCCCGCTCAAGCACAAGAACCTCAACGTCCTGGGTCGCTACAGCTTCACCGCTACCCAGCCGGCGAGCGGCACCCTGCGCCCGCTGCGCGACCCGGACGCGGCCGGACTCGATGACGACGAGGACGGCGCGGAGGACTGA
- a CDS encoding SCO2400 family protein gives MDYCSTCRRHLNGALVCPGCGAYAPDIAPVIPLITTTRYEAEPAPVVAPFTAIALGSAPGIAPSTTSDVAPVEDVAPVPLPMPEGRAARRRQLARWKKNQRRAVVATAVALVGGGLTVSVLHGQGGDRTQAATAPELPTTPGGEEPASEYIRPTVTGSGTHRSAPGHTTPSQSPANTHPDTVASSPTPPTSPSTAPSTPGQRADTSPYAGTVTTPTDPTGTTGTTGTTGTTEQQSPAPDPTASDGTASGSGSNSGSESGTPSSTSPTSPPSEEATSPSGLCVLGLLCIS, from the coding sequence ATGGACTACTGCTCCACGTGTCGCCGGCATCTCAACGGCGCCCTGGTGTGCCCTGGATGCGGCGCCTACGCGCCTGACATCGCTCCGGTCATCCCGCTGATCACCACCACCCGCTACGAGGCCGAGCCCGCCCCGGTCGTCGCCCCGTTCACGGCGATCGCTTTGGGCAGCGCTCCGGGCATTGCTCCGTCCACCACTTCGGACGTCGCTCCGGTCGAGGACGTGGCGCCCGTGCCGCTTCCGATGCCGGAAGGGCGGGCGGCGCGGCGGCGGCAGTTGGCCCGGTGGAAGAAGAACCAGCGCCGAGCCGTGGTCGCGACGGCCGTCGCACTCGTCGGAGGCGGGCTGACCGTCTCCGTGCTGCACGGCCAGGGCGGCGACCGGACGCAGGCGGCCACCGCGCCCGAGCTGCCGACCACGCCGGGCGGCGAGGAACCGGCGTCGGAGTACATCCGCCCGACGGTGACCGGGTCCGGCACGCACCGGTCCGCGCCGGGCCACACCACCCCGTCGCAGTCACCGGCGAACACCCACCCGGACACCGTGGCCTCTTCCCCGACGCCGCCCACGTCCCCGTCGACGGCGCCATCGACCCCCGGCCAGCGAGCCGACACCTCGCCCTACGCCGGGACGGTGACCACTCCCACGGACCCGACGGGCACGACCGGTACGACGGGCACCACCGGCACGACCGAGCAGCAGTCACCCGCCCCGGACCCCACCGCGAGCGACGGCACGGCGTCCGGGTCGGGGTCGAACTCGGGGTCGGAGTCAGGGACGCCGTCGTCGACGTCCCCGACGAGCCCCCCGTCCGAGGAGGCGACCTCGCCGTCAGGACTCTGCGTGCTGGGCCTGCTCTGCATCAGCTGA
- a CDS encoding DUF952 domain-containing protein, translating to MIYHVVPLDEWSAAPDRPYAPASLAEDGFVHCSPDEETTLTVVNAFYRDAPRPLLALVLDENRLTARCEWEAAAPAPPPGTAETTLFPHVFGPLDRNAVTRVLEVRWDEEGRATGLEDRDGH from the coding sequence ATGATTTATCACGTCGTACCGCTCGACGAGTGGAGCGCCGCCCCCGACCGGCCCTACGCGCCCGCCTCCCTCGCCGAGGACGGATTCGTGCACTGCTCGCCCGACGAGGAGACCACCCTCACCGTCGTCAACGCCTTCTACCGCGACGCTCCCCGCCCCCTGCTGGCCCTGGTCCTCGACGAGAATCGCCTCACCGCGAGATGCGAGTGGGAGGCAGCCGCCCCTGCCCCACCCCCCGGCACCGCCGAGACCACCCTGTTCCCCCACGTATTCGGCCCCCTCGACCGCAACGCCGTCACCCGAGTCCTCGAGGTCCGCTGGGACGAGGAGGGCCGGGCGACGGGCCTGGAGGACCGCGACGGACACTGA